In Drosophila biarmipes strain raj3 unplaced genomic scaffold, RU_DBia_V1.1 ptg000009l, whole genome shotgun sequence, the following proteins share a genomic window:
- the LOC108030717 gene encoding uncharacterized protein LOC108030717 isoform X14, with product MDRSLDSMGSCSLDADADSTDKSAASSSISFPTPFSVKNITREFTVNFRERCVLRSPQQTQQSTSSYVGSGSPDLVRMVLSPESDESTRESSSYANTTVGNSQAADKKPSYLSLACCVNGYSNLTTYDSKVRQNINNSREVSPIRPSTSSLHYCQHSHTLVAPMLHSMPFPTKKGNFVESNNTNDFNGVNGMESAHSNENGSFIKQRVERLYGPGALAQGFYSPKKHISLSSHGAVRSEIRQREMESPQDSELAGKVKQLSPSKDYGEFRKKLRHNCLQNATARMADHFLSDSSGNIELPVFKHLSVEFRAQLPAVSPKRGCARSGIVPAVQGSELRPDFGPIDEVDHKPAQLVALTPEEYVSAEKKLSEAVKDGNYFLHILKDEQMRLLALAALAEKYADALSTNPDITEDTFGLLRSASGKARLLVTQKMKQFEGGTLGFCFC from the exons ATGGATCGCAGCCTGGACTCTATGGGCAGCTGTTCCCTTGATGCAGATGCCGACTCCACCGACAAATCAG CCGCCAGTAGCAGCATAAGCTTCCCCACGCCGTTTTCTGTAAAAAACATCACCCGCGAGTTCACTGTAAACTTTCGGGAGCGCTGTGTTCTACGCTCGCCTCAGCAGACGCAGCAAAGCACGTCGTCCTATGTTGGTTCCGGGTCGCCGGACCTAGTGCGTATGGTACTCTCGCCCGAGTCTGACGAGTCTACTCGAGAGTCGAGCTCTTATGCCAATACTACCGTTGGAAATTCGCAAGCTGCCGATAAAAAGCCCAGCTATTTAAGTCTGGCCTGCTGCGTCAACGGCTATTCTAACCTTACCACCTATGATTCTAAAGTCCGTCAGAATATTAACAATTCACGTGAAGTTTCCCCGATCCGTCCCTCCACCAGCAGTCTGCATTATTGCCAGCACAGCCATACCTTGGTTGCTCCAATGCTGCACAGCATGCCCTTTCCGACCAAAAAGGGAAATTTTGTTGAGTCCAACAATACTAACGACTTCAACGGTGTTAACGGTATGGAATCTGCCCACAGCAATGAAAATGGTAGCTTCATAAAGCAGAGAGTGGAACGTCTTTACGGGCCGGGCGCTCTGGCACAGGGCTTCTACAGCCCCAAAAAACACATATCGTTGTCATCTCATGGGGCAGTGCGGTCAGAAATAAGACAGCGCGAAATGGAATCCCCACAGGACTCGGAATTGGCGGGGAAGGTCAAACAGCTTTCCCCTAGTAAGGACTACGGGGAGTTTCGAAAAAAACTACGACATAACTGCTTACAAAATGCAACAGCTCGAATGGCCGACCATTTTCTTTCAGATTCAAGCGGAAATATAGAGCTGCCGGTTTTCAAGCACCTTAGTGTCGAGTTCCGGGCGCAATTGCCAGCTGTGTCGCCAAAAAGAGGCTGCGCTCGATCTGGCATCGTACCTGCGGTACAGGGATCTGAGTTGAGACCAGATTTTGGGCCCATTGATGAAGTCGACCATAAACCCGCGCAACTAGTCGCTTTGACCCCAGAGGAATACGTTAGCgctgaaaaaaaattgtctgaAGCTGTCAAGGACGGAAACTACTTTCTCCACATACTAAAGGACGAACAAATGCGTCTGCTGGCGCTGGCTGCTCTCGCTGAAAAATATGCTGACGCCTTGTCT ACAAATCCTGATATCACTGAAGACACCTTTGGGCTACTACGATCGGCATCGGGCAAGGCTCGCCTTCTGGTAACGCAGAAAATGAAACAGTTCGAGG GTGGAACACTTGGATTCTGTTTTTGCTGA
- the LOC108030717 gene encoding uncharacterized protein LOC108030717 isoform X1 translates to MDRSLDSMGSCSLDADADSTDKSAASSSISFPTPFSVKNITREFTVNFRERCVLRSPQQTQQSTSSYVGSGSPDLVRMVLSPESDESTRESSSYANTTVGNSQAADKKPSYLSLACCVNGYSNLTTYDSKVRQNINNSREVSPIRPSTSSLHYCQHSHTLVAPMLHSMPFPTKKGNFVESNNTNDFNGVNGMESAHSNENGSFIKQRVERLYGPGALAQGFYSPKKHISLSSHGAVRSEIRQREMESPQDSELAGKVKQLSPSKDYGEFRKKLRHNCLQNATARMADHFLSDSSGNIELPVFKHLSVEFRAQLPAVSPKRGCARSGIVPAVQGSELRPDFGPIDEVDHKPAQLVALTPEEYVSAEKKLSEAVKDGNYFLHILKDEQMRLLALAALAEKYADALSTNPDITEDTFGLLRSASGKARLLVTQKMKQFEGLCHNNLNRSLEDKFPTTVDDLQGFWDLVYLQVEHLDSVFADIEILKANKWKRVPESANIDPVIGKTIKSEKIEVLQVKATGKNNYGIINGSKDLQQNSAASLKREAQRKQLLEMKRQRRKAMATVTTDLPVTIVDTCVNSNAKAK, encoded by the exons ATGGATCGCAGCCTGGACTCTATGGGCAGCTGTTCCCTTGATGCAGATGCCGACTCCACCGACAAATCAG CCGCCAGTAGCAGCATAAGCTTCCCCACGCCGTTTTCTGTAAAAAACATCACCCGCGAGTTCACTGTAAACTTTCGGGAGCGCTGTGTTCTACGCTCGCCTCAGCAGACGCAGCAAAGCACGTCGTCCTATGTTGGTTCCGGGTCGCCGGACCTAGTGCGTATGGTACTCTCGCCCGAGTCTGACGAGTCTACTCGAGAGTCGAGCTCTTATGCCAATACTACCGTTGGAAATTCGCAAGCTGCCGATAAAAAGCCCAGCTATTTAAGTCTGGCCTGCTGCGTCAACGGCTATTCTAACCTTACCACCTATGATTCTAAAGTCCGTCAGAATATTAACAATTCACGTGAAGTTTCCCCGATCCGTCCCTCCACCAGCAGTCTGCATTATTGCCAGCACAGCCATACCTTGGTTGCTCCAATGCTGCACAGCATGCCCTTTCCGACCAAAAAGGGAAATTTTGTTGAGTCCAACAATACTAACGACTTCAACGGTGTTAACGGTATGGAATCTGCCCACAGCAATGAAAATGGTAGCTTCATAAAGCAGAGAGTGGAACGTCTTTACGGGCCGGGCGCTCTGGCACAGGGCTTCTACAGCCCCAAAAAACACATATCGTTGTCATCTCATGGGGCAGTGCGGTCAGAAATAAGACAGCGCGAAATGGAATCCCCACAGGACTCGGAATTGGCGGGGAAGGTCAAACAGCTTTCCCCTAGTAAGGACTACGGGGAGTTTCGAAAAAAACTACGACATAACTGCTTACAAAATGCAACAGCTCGAATGGCCGACCATTTTCTTTCAGATTCAAGCGGAAATATAGAGCTGCCGGTTTTCAAGCACCTTAGTGTCGAGTTCCGGGCGCAATTGCCAGCTGTGTCGCCAAAAAGAGGCTGCGCTCGATCTGGCATCGTACCTGCGGTACAGGGATCTGAGTTGAGACCAGATTTTGGGCCCATTGATGAAGTCGACCATAAACCCGCGCAACTAGTCGCTTTGACCCCAGAGGAATACGTTAGCgctgaaaaaaaattgtctgaAGCTGTCAAGGACGGAAACTACTTTCTCCACATACTAAAGGACGAACAAATGCGTCTGCTGGCGCTGGCTGCTCTCGCTGAAAAATATGCTGACGCCTTGTCT ACAAATCCTGATATCACTGAAGACACCTTTGGGCTACTACGATCGGCATCGGGCAAGGCTCGCCTTCTGGTAACGCAGAAAATGAAACAGTTCGAGG GCCTTTGCCACAACAATCTCAATCGCTCGCTGGAGGATAAGTTTCCAACAACAGTTGACGATTTACAAGGATTCTGGGACTTGGTTTACTTGCAGGTGGAACACTTGGATTCTGTTTTTGCTGATATTGAGATCTTAAAAGCAAACAAGTGGAAG CGTGTGCCCGAGTCAGCCAATATTGACCCAGTAATCGGTAAAACGATAAAATCCGAAAAAATTGAAGTCTTGCAAGTGAAAGCAACCGGAAAGAACAACTACGGTATTATCAATGGCTCGAAGGATCTTCAACAGAATTCGGCAGCATCATTAAAGCGCGAGGCGCAAAGAAAGCAGTTGCTGGAAATGAAACGTCAGCGTCGTAAAGCTATGGCTACGGTGACCACTGATTTGCCGGTAACGATTGTCGATACTTGTGTAAATTCTAATGCGAAAGCTAAATAA
- the LOC108030717 gene encoding uncharacterized protein LOC108030717 isoform X13 translates to MDRSLDSMGSCSLDADADSTDKSAASSSISFPTPFSVKNITREFTVNFRERCVLRSPQQTQQSTSSYVGSGSPDLVRMVLSPESDESTRESSSYANTTVGNSQAADKKPSYLSLACCVNGYSNLTTYDSKVRQNINNSREVSPIRPSTSSLHYCQHSHTLVAPMLHSMPFPTKKGNFVESNNTNDFNGVNGMESAHSNENGSFIKQRVERLYGPGALAQGFYSPKKHISLSSHGAVRSEIRQREMESPQDSELAGKVKQLSPSKDYGEFRKKLRHNCLQNATARMADHFLSDSSGNIELPVFKHLSVEFRAQLPAVSPKRGCARSGIVPAVQGSELRPDFGPIDEVDHKPAQLVALTPEEYVSAEKKLSEAVKDGNYFLHILKDEQMRLLALAALAEKYADALSTNPDITEDTFGLLRSASGKARLLVTQKMKQFEGGTLGFCFC, encoded by the exons ATGGATCGCAGCCTGGACTCTATGGGCAGCTGTTCCCTTGATGCAGATGCCGACTCCACCGACAAATCAG CCGCCAGTAGCAGCATAAGCTTCCCCACGCCGTTTTCTGTAAAAAACATCACCCGCGAGTTCACTGTAAACTTTCGGGAGCGCTGTGTTCTACGCTCGCCTCAGCAGACGCAGCAAAGCACGTCGTCCTATGTTGGTTCCGGGTCGCCGGACCTAGTGCGTATGGTACTCTCGCCCGAGTCTGACGAGTCTACTCGAGAGTCGAGCTCTTATGCCAATACTACCGTTGGAAATTCGCAAGCTGCCGATAAAAAGCCCAGCTATTTAAGTCTGGCCTGCTGCGTCAACGGCTATTCTAACCTTACCACCTATGATTCTAAAGTCCGTCAGAATATTAACAATTCACGTGAAGTTTCCCCGATCCGTCCCTCCACCAGCAGTCTGCATTATTGCCAGCACAGCCATACCTTGGTTGCTCCAATGCTGCACAGCATGCCCTTTCCGACCAAAAAGGGAAATTTTGTTGAGTCCAACAATACTAACGACTTCAACGGTGTTAACGGTATGGAATCTGCCCACAGCAATGAAAATGGTAGCTTCATAAAGCAGAGAGTGGAACGTCTTTACGGGCCGGGCGCTCTGGCACAGGGCTTCTACAGCCCCAAAAAACACATATCGTTGTCATCTCATGGGGCAGTGCGGTCAGAAATAAGACAGCGCGAAATGGAATCCCCACAGGACTCGGAATTGGCGGGGAAGGTCAAACAGCTTTCCCCTAGTAAGGACTACGGGGAGTTTCGAAAAAAACTACGACATAACTGCTTACAAAATGCAACAGCTCGAATGGCCGACCATTTTCTTTCAGATTCAAGCGGAAATATAGAGCTGCCGGTTTTCAAGCACCTTAGTGTCGAGTTCCGGGCGCAATTGCCAGCTGTGTCGCCAAAAAGAGGCTGCGCTCGATCTGGCATCGTACCTGCGGTACAGGGATCTGAGTTGAGACCAGATTTTGGGCCCATTGATGAAGTCGACCATAAACCCGCGCAACTAGTCGCTTTGACCCCAGAGGAATACGTTAGCgctgaaaaaaaattgtctgaAGCTGTCAAGGACGGAAACTACTTTCTCCACATACTAAAGGACGAACAAATGCGTCTGCTGGCGCTGGCTGCTCTCGCTGAAAAATATGCTGACGCCTTGTCT ACAAATCCTGATATCACTGAAGACACCTTTGGGCTACTACGATCGGCATCGGGCAAGGCTCGCCTTCTGGTAACGCAGAAAATGAAACAGTTCGAGG
- the LOC108030717 gene encoding uncharacterized protein LOC108030717 isoform X10, which produces MDRSLDSMGSCSLDADADSTDKSAASSSISFPTPFSVKNITREFTVNFRERCVLRSPQQTQQSTSSYVGSGSPDLVRMVLSPESDESTRESSSYANTTVGNSQAADKKPSYLSLACCVNGYSNLTTYDSKVRQNINNSREVSPIRPSTSSLHYCQHSHTLVAPMLHSMPFPTKKGNFVESNNTNDFNGVNGMESAHSNENGSFIKQRVERLYGPGALAQGFYSPKKHISLSSHGAVRSEIRQREMESPQDSELAGKVKQLSPNSSGNIELPVFKHLSVEFRAQLPAVSPKRGCARSGIVPAVQGSELRPDFGPIDEVDHKPAQLVALTPEEYVSAEKKLSEAVKDGNYFLHILKDEQMRLLALAALAEKYADALSTNPDITEDTFGLLRSASGKARLLVTQKMKQFEGLCHNNLNRSLEDKFPTTVDDLQGFWDLVYLQVEHLDSVFADIEILKANKWKRVPESANIDPVIGKTIKSEKIEVLQVKATGKNNYGIINGSKDLQQNSAASLKREAQRKQLLEMKRQRRKAMATVTTDLPVTIVDTCVNSNAKAK; this is translated from the exons ATGGATCGCAGCCTGGACTCTATGGGCAGCTGTTCCCTTGATGCAGATGCCGACTCCACCGACAAATCAG CCGCCAGTAGCAGCATAAGCTTCCCCACGCCGTTTTCTGTAAAAAACATCACCCGCGAGTTCACTGTAAACTTTCGGGAGCGCTGTGTTCTACGCTCGCCTCAGCAGACGCAGCAAAGCACGTCGTCCTATGTTGGTTCCGGGTCGCCGGACCTAGTGCGTATGGTACTCTCGCCCGAGTCTGACGAGTCTACTCGAGAGTCGAGCTCTTATGCCAATACTACCGTTGGAAATTCGCAAGCTGCCGATAAAAAGCCCAGCTATTTAAGTCTGGCCTGCTGCGTCAACGGCTATTCTAACCTTACCACCTATGATTCTAAAGTCCGTCAGAATATTAACAATTCACGTGAAGTTTCCCCGATCCGTCCCTCCACCAGCAGTCTGCATTATTGCCAGCACAGCCATACCTTGGTTGCTCCAATGCTGCACAGCATGCCCTTTCCGACCAAAAAGGGAAATTTTGTTGAGTCCAACAATACTAACGACTTCAACGGTGTTAACGGTATGGAATCTGCCCACAGCAATGAAAATGGTAGCTTCATAAAGCAGAGAGTGGAACGTCTTTACGGGCCGGGCGCTCTGGCACAGGGCTTCTACAGCCCCAAAAAACACATATCGTTGTCATCTCATGGGGCAGTGCGGTCAGAAATAAGACAGCGCGAAATGGAATCCCCACAGGACTCGGAATTGGCGGGGAAGGTCAAACAGCTTTCCCCTA ATTCAAGCGGAAATATAGAGCTGCCGGTTTTCAAGCACCTTAGTGTCGAGTTCCGGGCGCAATTGCCAGCTGTGTCGCCAAAAAGAGGCTGCGCTCGATCTGGCATCGTACCTGCGGTACAGGGATCTGAGTTGAGACCAGATTTTGGGCCCATTGATGAAGTCGACCATAAACCCGCGCAACTAGTCGCTTTGACCCCAGAGGAATACGTTAGCgctgaaaaaaaattgtctgaAGCTGTCAAGGACGGAAACTACTTTCTCCACATACTAAAGGACGAACAAATGCGTCTGCTGGCGCTGGCTGCTCTCGCTGAAAAATATGCTGACGCCTTGTCT ACAAATCCTGATATCACTGAAGACACCTTTGGGCTACTACGATCGGCATCGGGCAAGGCTCGCCTTCTGGTAACGCAGAAAATGAAACAGTTCGAGG GCCTTTGCCACAACAATCTCAATCGCTCGCTGGAGGATAAGTTTCCAACAACAGTTGACGATTTACAAGGATTCTGGGACTTGGTTTACTTGCAGGTGGAACACTTGGATTCTGTTTTTGCTGATATTGAGATCTTAAAAGCAAACAAGTGGAAG CGTGTGCCCGAGTCAGCCAATATTGACCCAGTAATCGGTAAAACGATAAAATCCGAAAAAATTGAAGTCTTGCAAGTGAAAGCAACCGGAAAGAACAACTACGGTATTATCAATGGCTCGAAGGATCTTCAACAGAATTCGGCAGCATCATTAAAGCGCGAGGCGCAAAGAAAGCAGTTGCTGGAAATGAAACGTCAGCGTCGTAAAGCTATGGCTACGGTGACCACTGATTTGCCGGTAACGATTGTCGATACTTGTGTAAATTCTAATGCGAAAGCTAAATAA
- the LOC108030717 gene encoding uncharacterized protein LOC108030717 isoform X15, producing MDRSLDSMGSCSLDADADSTDKSAASSSISFPTPFSVKNITREFTVNFRERCVLRSPQQTQQSTSSYVGSGSPDLVRMVLSPESDESTRESSSYANTTVGNSQAADKKPSYLSLACCVNGYSNLTTYDSKVRQNINNSREVSPIRPSTSSLHYCQHSHTLVAPMLHSMPFPTKKGNFVESNNTNDFNGVNGMESAHSNENGSFIKQRVERLYGPGALAQGFYSPKKHISLSSHGAVRSEIRQREMESPQDSELAGKVKQLSPSKDYGEFRKKLRHNCLQNATARMADHFLSDSSGNIELPVFKHLSVEFRAQLPAVSPKRGCARSGIVPAVQGSELRPDFGPIDEVDHKPAQLVALTPEEYVSAEKKLSEAVKDGNYFLHILKDEQMRLLALAALAEKYADALSTNPDITEDTFGLLRSASGKARLLVTQKMKQFEGGTLGFCFC from the exons ATGGATCGCAGCCTGGACTCTATGGGCAGCTGTTCCCTTGATGCAGATGCCGACTCCACCGACAAATCAG CCGCCAGTAGCAGCATAAGCTTCCCCACGCCGTTTTCTGTAAAAAACATCACCCGCGAGTTCACTGTAAACTTTCGGGAGCGCTGTGTTCTACGCTCGCCTCAGCAGACGCAGCAAAGCACGTCGTCCTATGTTGGTTCCGGGTCGCCGGACCTAGTGCGTATGGTACTCTCGCCCGAGTCTGACGAGTCTACTCGAGAGTCGAGCTCTTATGCCAATACTACCGTTGGAAATTCGCAAGCTGCCGATAAAAAGCCCAGCTATTTAAGTCTGGCCTGCTGCGTCAACGGCTATTCTAACCTTACCACCTATGATTCTAAAGTCCGTCAGAATATTAACAATTCACGTGAAGTTTCCCCGATCCGTCCCTCCACCAGCAGTCTGCATTATTGCCAGCACAGCCATACCTTGGTTGCTCCAATGCTGCACAGCATGCCCTTTCCGACCAAAAAGGGAAATTTTGTTGAGTCCAACAATACTAACGACTTCAACGGTGTTAACGGTATGGAATCTGCCCACAGCAATGAAAATGGTAGCTTCATAAAGCAGAGAGTGGAACGTCTTTACGGGCCGGGCGCTCTGGCACAGGGCTTCTACAGCCCCAAAAAACACATATCGTTGTCATCTCATGGGGCAGTGCGGTCAGAAATAAGACAGCGCGAAATGGAATCCCCACAGGACTCGGAATTGGCGGGGAAGGTCAAACAGCTTTCCCCTAGTAAGGACTACGGGGAGTTTCGAAAAAAACTACGACATAACTGCTTACAAAATGCAACAGCTCGAATGGCCGACCATTTTCTTTCAGATTCAAGCGGAAATATAGAGCTGCCGGTTTTCAAGCACCTTAGTGTCGAGTTCCGGGCGCAATTGCCAGCTGTGTCGCCAAAAAGAGGCTGCGCTCGATCTGGCATCGTACCTGCGGTACAGGGATCTGAGTTGAGACCAGATTTTGGGCCCATTGATGAAGTCGACCATAAACCCGCGCAACTAGTCGCTTTGACCCCAGAGGAATACGTTAGCgctgaaaaaaaattgtctgaAGCTGTCAAGGACGGAAACTACTTTCTCCACATACTAAAGGACGAACAAATGCGTCTGCTGGCGCTGGCTGCTCTCGCTGAAAAATATGCTGACGCCTTGTCT
- the LOC108030717 gene encoding uncharacterized protein LOC108030717 isoform X11 produces MDRSLDSMGSCSLDADADSTDKSAASSSISFPTPFSVKNITREFTVNFRERCVLRSPQQTQQSTSSYVGSGSPDLVRMVLSPESDESTRESSSYANTTVGNSQAADKKPSYLSLACCVNGYSNLTTYDSKVRQNINNSREVSPIRPSTSSLHYCQHSHTLVAPMLHSMPFPTKKGNFVESNNTNDFNGVNGMESAHSNENGSFIKQRVERLYGPGALAQGFYSPKKHISLSSHGAVRSEIRQREMESPQDSELAGKVKQLSPSKDYGEFRKKLRHNCLQNATARMADHFLSDSSGNIELPVFKHLSVEFRAQLPAVSPKRGCARSGIVPAVQGSELRPDFGPIDEVDHKPAQLVALTPEEYVSAEKKLSEAVKDGNYFLHILKDEQMRLLALAALAEKYADALSTNPDITEDTFGLLRSASGKARLLVTQKMKQFEGLCHNNLNRSLEDKFPTTVDDLQGFWDLVYLQVEHLDSVFADIEILKANKWKRVPESANIDPVIGKTIKSEKI; encoded by the exons ATGGATCGCAGCCTGGACTCTATGGGCAGCTGTTCCCTTGATGCAGATGCCGACTCCACCGACAAATCAG CCGCCAGTAGCAGCATAAGCTTCCCCACGCCGTTTTCTGTAAAAAACATCACCCGCGAGTTCACTGTAAACTTTCGGGAGCGCTGTGTTCTACGCTCGCCTCAGCAGACGCAGCAAAGCACGTCGTCCTATGTTGGTTCCGGGTCGCCGGACCTAGTGCGTATGGTACTCTCGCCCGAGTCTGACGAGTCTACTCGAGAGTCGAGCTCTTATGCCAATACTACCGTTGGAAATTCGCAAGCTGCCGATAAAAAGCCCAGCTATTTAAGTCTGGCCTGCTGCGTCAACGGCTATTCTAACCTTACCACCTATGATTCTAAAGTCCGTCAGAATATTAACAATTCACGTGAAGTTTCCCCGATCCGTCCCTCCACCAGCAGTCTGCATTATTGCCAGCACAGCCATACCTTGGTTGCTCCAATGCTGCACAGCATGCCCTTTCCGACCAAAAAGGGAAATTTTGTTGAGTCCAACAATACTAACGACTTCAACGGTGTTAACGGTATGGAATCTGCCCACAGCAATGAAAATGGTAGCTTCATAAAGCAGAGAGTGGAACGTCTTTACGGGCCGGGCGCTCTGGCACAGGGCTTCTACAGCCCCAAAAAACACATATCGTTGTCATCTCATGGGGCAGTGCGGTCAGAAATAAGACAGCGCGAAATGGAATCCCCACAGGACTCGGAATTGGCGGGGAAGGTCAAACAGCTTTCCCCTAGTAAGGACTACGGGGAGTTTCGAAAAAAACTACGACATAACTGCTTACAAAATGCAACAGCTCGAATGGCCGACCATTTTCTTTCAGATTCAAGCGGAAATATAGAGCTGCCGGTTTTCAAGCACCTTAGTGTCGAGTTCCGGGCGCAATTGCCAGCTGTGTCGCCAAAAAGAGGCTGCGCTCGATCTGGCATCGTACCTGCGGTACAGGGATCTGAGTTGAGACCAGATTTTGGGCCCATTGATGAAGTCGACCATAAACCCGCGCAACTAGTCGCTTTGACCCCAGAGGAATACGTTAGCgctgaaaaaaaattgtctgaAGCTGTCAAGGACGGAAACTACTTTCTCCACATACTAAAGGACGAACAAATGCGTCTGCTGGCGCTGGCTGCTCTCGCTGAAAAATATGCTGACGCCTTGTCT ACAAATCCTGATATCACTGAAGACACCTTTGGGCTACTACGATCGGCATCGGGCAAGGCTCGCCTTCTGGTAACGCAGAAAATGAAACAGTTCGAGG GCCTTTGCCACAACAATCTCAATCGCTCGCTGGAGGATAAGTTTCCAACAACAGTTGACGATTTACAAGGATTCTGGGACTTGGTTTACTTGCAGGTGGAACACTTGGATTCTGTTTTTGCTGATATTGAGATCTTAAAAGCAAACAAGTGGAAG
- the LOC122818586 gene encoding uncharacterized protein LOC122818586 isoform X1, whose product MRVAWELLRQSYDDLYKKPGADGAGTEEVNRFQTLYEECNTLCEVYNMPLLRENDSLMSLNLALSQISIPEIYGEYLDWPRFHDLFLELVHNKTYSASQRLHILQGSIRGEE is encoded by the exons ATGAGGGTCGCATGGGAATTATTGAGACAGTCCTATGATGATCTTTATAAAAAGCCTGGGGCAGACGGAGCGGGCACAGAAGAGGTCAATCGATTTCAGACCTTATACGAAGAATGTAAT ACCTTATGCGAAGTATATAATATGCCATTGCTTCGAGAAAACGACTCTCTAATGAGCCTAAATCTGGCTTTATCACAAATCAGTATTCCCGAGATTTATGGCGAATATCTAGATTGGCCCAGGTTTCacgatttatttttggaattaGTGCATAATAAGACATACTCCGCCAGCCAGAGGCTGCATATTCTACAAGGCTCAATCCGCGGTGAAGAATGA
- the LOC122818586 gene encoding uncharacterized protein LOC122818586 isoform X2, translated as MMIFIKSLGQTERAQKRSIDFRPYTKNTLCEVYNMPLLRENDSLMSLNLALSQISIPEIYGEYLDWPRFHDLFLELVHNKTYSASQRLHILQGSIRGEE; from the exons ATGATGATCTTTATAAAAAGCCTGGGGCAGACGGAGCGGGCACAGAAGAGGTCAATCGATTTCAGACCTTATACGAAGAAT ACCTTATGCGAAGTATATAATATGCCATTGCTTCGAGAAAACGACTCTCTAATGAGCCTAAATCTGGCTTTATCACAAATCAGTATTCCCGAGATTTATGGCGAATATCTAGATTGGCCCAGGTTTCacgatttatttttggaattaGTGCATAATAAGACATACTCCGCCAGCCAGAGGCTGCATATTCTACAAGGCTCAATCCGCGGTGAAGAATGA